One segment of Thermus oshimai DSM 12092 DNA contains the following:
- the pdxT gene encoding pyridoxal 5'-phosphate synthase glutaminase subunit PdxT, translating to MRGVVGVLALQGDFREHKEALKRLGIEAKEVRKKEHLEGLKALIVPGGESTTIGKLAREYGIEDEVRKRVEEGSLALFGTCAGAIWLAREILGYPEQPRLGVLDVAVERNAFGRQVESFREDIQIKSFSEPFPGVFIRAPLFRRVGEGVEVLAELGGLPILVRQGKVLASSFHPELTEDLRLHRYFLEMAGL from the coding sequence CTTAAGCGCCTGGGGATAGAGGCAAAGGAGGTGCGGAAGAAGGAGCACCTGGAGGGGCTCAAGGCCCTCATCGTGCCTGGCGGGGAGTCCACCACCATCGGCAAGCTGGCCCGGGAATACGGAATCGAGGACGAGGTGCGCAAGCGGGTGGAAGAGGGTTCCCTGGCCCTCTTCGGCACCTGCGCCGGGGCCATATGGCTGGCCCGGGAGATCCTGGGCTACCCCGAGCAGCCCCGGCTTGGGGTACTGGACGTGGCCGTGGAGCGGAACGCCTTCGGAAGGCAGGTGGAAAGCTTCCGGGAGGACATCCAGATTAAGAGCTTCTCGGAACCCTTCCCCGGGGTCTTCATCCGCGCCCCCCTCTTCCGGCGGGTGGGGGAGGGGGTGGAGGTTTTGGCGGAGCTTGGGGGGCTGCCCATCCTGGTGCGCCAGGGGAAGGTGTTGGCCTCGAGCTTCCACCCCGAGCTCACGGAGGACCTCCGCCTCCACCGCTACTTCCTGGAGATGGCCGGCCTGTAA
- the nhaA gene encoding Na+/H+ antiporter NhaA has product MRFPKLLDQFLESESKGGVLLFLAALIAFLVANSPLSPAYFGLKETPLGVGVGDWKLEKPLVLWINDLLMAFFFLLVGLEIKRELLQGELKDPRRAGLAVAAALGGMVAPALVYLAFNWGGEGLRGWGVPMATDIAFALGVLALLGSRVPLALKVFLTALAIVDDLGAVLVIALFYTETLNLGALGWAALFLGLAFLANRLGVRALPVYMVLGLFLWYFTLKSGVHATLAGVLLALAVPLTRALPLPELHQELREMAHEDPEALEGALEGLEASLARAQSPLHRLEHLLHPWVAYLVLPLFAFFNAGVALEGVALGPVALGAFFGLLLGKPLGILLFAFLAVKSGLAQLPEGVGWKAILGVGFLAGIGFTMALFIAALAFPSPSLLDQAKLGVLSASLVAALLGLGLTYLGARKGG; this is encoded by the coding sequence ATGCGCTTTCCAAAGCTGTTGGACCAGTTCCTGGAAAGCGAGTCTAAGGGCGGCGTCCTCCTTTTCCTCGCCGCCCTCATCGCTTTCCTCGTGGCCAACTCCCCCTTGAGCCCGGCCTACTTTGGACTGAAGGAAACCCCCCTAGGGGTGGGCGTTGGGGACTGGAAGCTGGAAAAGCCCCTGGTCCTCTGGATCAACGACCTCCTCATGGCCTTTTTCTTCCTCCTGGTGGGGCTGGAGATCAAGCGGGAGCTCCTCCAGGGGGAGCTCAAAGACCCCCGGCGGGCGGGGCTGGCCGTGGCCGCCGCCCTAGGGGGCATGGTGGCCCCGGCCCTGGTCTACCTGGCCTTCAACTGGGGCGGGGAGGGGCTAAGGGGCTGGGGCGTGCCCATGGCCACGGACATCGCCTTCGCCCTGGGGGTGCTGGCCCTCCTGGGCTCCAGGGTGCCCCTAGCCCTCAAGGTCTTCCTCACCGCCTTGGCCATCGTGGACGACCTGGGGGCGGTCCTGGTTATCGCCCTCTTCTACACCGAAACCCTCAACCTAGGGGCCTTAGGCTGGGCGGCCCTTTTCCTGGGGCTCGCCTTCCTGGCCAACCGGCTTGGGGTGCGGGCCCTTCCCGTGTACATGGTCCTGGGGCTTTTCCTCTGGTACTTCACCCTCAAGTCGGGGGTCCACGCCACCCTAGCCGGGGTGCTCCTGGCCCTGGCCGTTCCCCTAACCCGGGCCCTCCCCCTACCGGAACTGCACCAGGAGCTTAGAGAAATGGCCCACGAGGACCCCGAGGCCCTGGAAGGGGCCCTGGAGGGCCTCGAGGCCAGCCTGGCCCGGGCCCAAAGCCCCCTGCACCGGCTGGAACACCTCCTCCACCCCTGGGTGGCCTACCTGGTCCTGCCCCTCTTCGCCTTCTTCAACGCGGGGGTGGCCCTGGAAGGGGTGGCCTTGGGCCCCGTGGCCCTGGGGGCCTTCTTCGGCCTCCTCCTGGGTAAGCCCCTGGGCATCCTCCTCTTCGCCTTCCTGGCGGTGAAATCTGGGCTCGCCCAGCTCCCGGAAGGGGTGGGGTGGAAGGCCATCCTGGGGGTGGGGTTCCTGGCGGGCATCGGCTTCACCATGGCCCTCTTCATCGCCGCCCTAGCCTTCCCAAGCCCCTCCCTCCTAGACCAGGCCAAGCTTGGGGTGCTCTCCGCCTCCCTGGTGGCGGCCCTCCTGGGGCTCGGCCTGACGTACCTGGGCGCCCGCAAAGGGGGGTAG
- the asnS gene encoding asparagine--tRNA ligase produces MRVFIEDIAQHEGQEVELRGWLYGKRSKGKIHFLILRDGTGFLQATVVKGEVPEAAFREADHLPQETALILRGVVRKDERAPGGYELAVRDLEVVSRPKEEYPIGPKEHGIDFLLDHRHLWLRHRRPFAVLRIRDELERAIHEFFGARGFLRFDAPILTPSAVEGTTELFEVELFDGEKAYLSQSGQLYAEAGALAFGKVYTFGPTFRAERSKTRRHLLEFWMVEPEVAFMTHEENMALQEELVAFLVGRVLERRARELEMLERDPKALEPAAEGNYPRLTYKEAVALVNRLAEEDPEVPPMVYGEDFGAPQEAALSRRFDRPVFVERYPAKVKAFYMEPDPEDPELVLNDDLLAPEGYGEIIGGSQRIHDLELLKQKIREFGLPEEVYGWYLDLRRFGSVPHSGFGLGLERTVAWICGLAHVREAIPFPRMYTRMRP; encoded by the coding sequence ATGCGGGTTTTCATAGAGGACATCGCCCAGCACGAGGGCCAGGAGGTGGAGCTCAGGGGCTGGCTCTACGGGAAAAGGAGCAAGGGGAAGATCCACTTCCTCATCCTCCGGGACGGCACCGGCTTCCTCCAGGCCACGGTGGTGAAGGGGGAGGTGCCGGAGGCGGCCTTCCGGGAGGCGGACCACCTCCCCCAGGAGACGGCCCTCATCCTAAGGGGCGTGGTGCGCAAGGACGAGCGGGCCCCCGGGGGGTACGAGCTGGCCGTGCGGGACCTCGAGGTGGTGAGCCGCCCAAAGGAGGAGTACCCCATCGGGCCCAAGGAGCACGGTATAGACTTCCTCCTGGACCACCGCCACCTCTGGCTCCGCCACCGCAGGCCCTTCGCGGTGCTGCGCATCCGGGACGAGCTGGAACGGGCCATCCACGAGTTCTTCGGGGCGAGGGGCTTCCTCCGCTTTGACGCCCCCATCCTCACCCCGAGCGCGGTGGAGGGCACCACGGAGCTCTTCGAGGTGGAGCTCTTTGACGGGGAGAAGGCCTACCTCTCCCAGTCGGGCCAGCTCTACGCGGAGGCCGGCGCTTTGGCCTTCGGCAAGGTCTACACCTTCGGCCCCACCTTCCGCGCGGAAAGGAGCAAGACCCGGCGGCACCTCCTGGAGTTCTGGATGGTGGAGCCCGAGGTGGCCTTCATGACCCACGAGGAGAACATGGCCCTCCAGGAGGAACTGGTGGCCTTCCTGGTGGGCCGGGTCCTGGAACGACGGGCCCGGGAGCTGGAGATGCTGGAGCGGGACCCAAAGGCGCTGGAGCCCGCGGCGGAGGGGAACTACCCCCGCCTCACCTACAAGGAGGCCGTGGCCCTGGTGAACCGCCTGGCGGAGGAGGACCCCGAGGTGCCCCCCATGGTCTACGGGGAGGACTTCGGCGCCCCCCAGGAGGCCGCCCTAAGCCGGCGGTTTGACCGGCCGGTCTTCGTGGAGCGCTACCCCGCCAAGGTGAAGGCCTTCTACATGGAGCCCGACCCCGAGGACCCCGAGCTCGTCCTCAACGACGACCTCCTGGCCCCCGAGGGCTACGGGGAGATCATCGGGGGCAGCCAAAGGATCCACGACCTCGAGCTCCTTAAGCAGAAGATCCGGGAGTTCGGCCTCCCCGAGGAGGTCTACGGCTGGTACCTGGACCTGAGGCGCTTCGGGAGCGTGCCCCACTCGGGGTTTGGGCTGGGCCTCGAGCGCACCGTGGCCTGGATCTGCGGCCTGGCCCACGTGCGGGAGGCCATCCCCTTCCCCCGGATGTACACCCGCATGCGCCCCTGA